caatgtaatttatatttaatagcaATTGCTTTATCTTTcacttttatctcttttttttttaaaatttaattataattTAGTACTAATATATAATAGTCAACTTTATTAATATTTTAGTTCTTTGAatgcaatataatttatatttaataacaaattgctttttttttttacttttatcttcTTCGTTTTTTTGATTTCATTTATAGTTTAGTATTAATACACAATAgtcaacttaattaattttattcttcTCTTCCCATAGTACCCATTTTGCGAAAAAAAtctctatataaatatatatattcatgGGGCTTAGCATTTGGGAAATTGGGATTATGCCCCGTCTTGCCTTGCACTCCGCCTTTAAAATACTGGTATTAATCTAAATTATTATAAAACTGATATGTGTGGTACTCCAGGTATACTAAATTAAAATTATAAGCTAGCTTGCGTTTTTGATTTATGATATACTAATATGAAGAATTAAGTGAAAATTTGACAAAAGATGGATCGGTGATAAATACTGGTGGTTGGACCTGGACGAGTCAAATGCCAAACATACGCGTGGGTTTGGGCTTTGGCATGCAACGAAGCAACCGCCGACGTGATAATTAGAAAACTTTTTCGTTGCAGTCGGCGAGGCTAAACGTCAGGAAACATAACATTTGTCTTTGTCCTGCgtttgaattaaaaataaaagctGAATAAAACTCTACTCTATATTTGACCATCTTTGTAAAAggatttcaaaacttttctctAATAGCATTTTATCAAAGAAAATCGATCTAATTAATTCTCTTTCGCAGTATTTGAACATGTTGGTTAGTGAGTGGTAATTTGGGTTGATAACCATTTGCATAATGTTGGTAAATAAATTACACTGATATTTCCAAAGAATCAGCTATTATAAAACTCTATCGTGGTTGTATGCAAGCAAATACACGACTCTGCTAGTAAGATTTAATACTTCACTGTTTTAATTTGTTTGAACATTTTTAAAATATGATGATCAAATTGATTAATTTTCGGTATAAATTTGAATGGATATTTAGAAACTacatataaaatattataaattataataattaacaatttaaaatatttaaaatttatttgcaAAAAACATGGTCCAAGAAAACTTTATTTGACTCCTCTGATTTAATCTTGAGGAGATGAAAATTAATCGGTACTAACATTGTAATGTTACAACATATATAGTGATTGTACTAGATCGATTTGTCACGCGATCATTTCTTTCCTTTATAGTTTATTCCAAcgtccaaaaaaataaaaataaaaaacaaagaagTTAAAGAAAATTGTCGAAGGATGGCCGCAtcaatttctcttttactttcaTAATTCTCTTTCAGTTAATCTTCTTTTAGATTAAACAATGTTTATAAGCTAGTGTGAAAGTGAAGACAATTAAATATAGTTGATTAGGAGTGACAAACGGGTGGGTCGGGTCGGATGTGGTTCGGGTtgaaaacgggtaatgaaaaaacggaTCAATTATTCGactcgacccatatttaatacggataaaaaacggattaaccggcggataatatgagtaactcatattatccatgacttcttgtatatgatcagttttgggagaattcttaatCTCCCTaagaggaacccccaatttgaggctttacaaatgtaaaagttagacacATTGGttactcattggttatccattttctaaatggataatattattcttatctatatttgacccgtttttaaaaagtttattatccaacctattttttagtggataatatgggtggttaacggttttctttgaaccaccaacaaaataaaaatcaaattaaagaaaGTTGACTACCTTCAACGGAGCCTTAGTAATTAATTACCGGTGGCTTCTCTCATTTGGTACAACAAACAACGAAACAGTTTATTGACTAGTAGTCTTCATACAAGCCAGCCACGTATTTATTTTTAGTCAAACAAAGTTCTTGAAATTCGGATCCCATTACTTATTGGATAAACTCATTAAGTCAGTTGAAGCAGTATTTTTACTACGGATTATGACCAAAAAAAAGTTGTCACTATATTCGAACCAAAATTAAATTGAATCTTAGCGTACAAAAGATGCTTAATGTACAGTGCTTTTTAGTTGTTATTTTTTTGTaggaaaaaatataaaagagaagATGCCTAATGcaataataaaatattgaaagAGTTAAGAAAGAAACATTTAATCATTGGGTTAGTACTTTTTCGAGAGAAAAAAAGGTTAGGTATACTTAAACTTAATGATCGACGATCTAATTAATGTAATACAAAGTACAAACAGACATAGCCATGtcaaaaaacaaaatataaaagacTAGAATATGTACTTACGTACATTCTATAAAATTATTAAGAGAAAAAGGTAAGAGCAAAAAAGGGATCACACTGAGAAGGCAAGATTTGCATGTTCAGTTGTTCCTCTTTACCCACTCACGATCACGCTAtagttaaattttatttattaaatcacaTTATTGTACAATTTTTACAGCTATAGAGAAAATAAATTATTGGAAACTTAAAATTACAAATTCATAAAAGATTTGAAATGTTTTATAGAGTAATTATTTACATCAGTTTTTTGACCGTGCATCTCTGTACAATTTGACCAGTTCTAATACGTAACTCACCATCTTTTCTTTTAACCGGTGCAAACAGAGTAGAGATtatcttatttgagttaccatcTCAGTATAGTGTCAAAATCTTTATTTGTAATTTTGTTATAAGTAACTTAATTagtaaataaaagtaaaagttaACTTATCTAAAACTTATTGCTTAGTTAAGTAATTATATTTTTCTGTAATAAATTCAGAAAGCAAATCACATCACAACTGTTTATGAGTGTGATGGGTGCGTGCCTCTATTTGGTGGAAGTGAAGAATGCTTGTCACCTACTTCTCCTCTTAATCACCCCTTTTTATAAGTTCCCACTCCCACTCTACTTCCTCAACTCTCTCATCTAaccattttagagagagaataaCCATTATAGTGAGAGAATCAAACAGCCATATCTGGCTACGTGTATCTATATATGTTAACAGTGCTTCTGTAGAATCTGTTTTGGTTTTGTTGAATAATAACATCAATGAGTATGGAGAAGCATAAATGCAAGCTCTGTTCAAGGAAATTCTCAAGTGGTAAAGCTATGGGTGGTCACATGAGGTCTCATTTAAGGACTCTTCCACTTCCACCAAAAACTCCGCCGCAGAAACAAGATTCCGCCGGCCGTAGCGAGTCAACTCTCTCACTCCATTccttaaaagaagaagaagaagaagaaattagggAAGCGAAGTATTTGGGTTATGGGCTAAGAGAGAATCCGAAGAAGAGTTGTAAGATTGTAGATCCTGAGTTTTTGGATGGTGCTGGGTCAGTTGTAGTACATGATAACGAAAGCGAAACTGAGTCAACTAAGAAGCCAACTAGGAGGAGATCCAAGAGAACTCGAAGAATCTTCATATCAGAAGAAGCAACGGAAGTAAAAAAGGAGAAATCAGCTGAATTTGAACCTGAACCAGAACCAGTGAGTTCATTTTCCGATACTTCCCCTGAAGAAGACATTGCTATTTGTCTAATGATGCTATCTAAAGATGTATGGAGAAGTTCATACGAATCGGACGAGTCGAAATTTAGAGAATTAAAACAAGGAAAGTACCAATGTGAGATTTGTAACAAAGTGTTAAAATCATCTCAAGCTTTGGGTAGTCATAAAACAATTCACAAGAAGAACGACTCTTACATTGAAGACAAAAACGAGGGGATCAAGTCAAAAGAAAATTCGAGACAACTGAGAATGAAGAATGTGGATCAGAAAGTGCATGAATGTCCATTTTGTGGAAAAATATATGGGTCGGGTCAAGCACTGGGTGGACATAAAAGATCACATCTTTTGAGTTCATCAACcactgcttcttcttcatcaaaaATTGGCGATAGTTTAATGGATTCAAGTTCTGCTAAATTCCCAAATGGGTTTATAGATCTTAACATGCCGGCTCCAATAGAAGACGAAGATTTTAGCCAACCAGAGGTCTCTGGAGTTTCGTAATGCTGATTTTGATCAAAAGGAAGTAGAGCCATTGGAGATGAATGTGGGAGGTCAAAATTGTAACTctcattttctttcttgttttttttttccttttttccataATTCTTTAGTAATTTTTGTCAAATGGATTCTGCTTGTTATAGAAAACTATTGAATTTTGATCCTCTTTTAGCTCCTCTTTTAGCTCCTCTTTTTACGCGGTAGTTGTAAGTCACATTGCTTTGAAACCTTCCCAAGCAATCTGAAATCAGTTGCAGAAACAAACTACTGACAGAGATTGGCCTTGGGGCCCTAGCCTGCCAGTCCTTGGGTtagggggggggggtgggggaaTCCAACTGGTGAAGTGGTAGCACAACACAAGGACTCGCCATATATTTAACAACAACAACTGCCCAGTATATCCCACATAGTGGGTctgggagggtaatgtgtacgcagaccttacccctgtcCCGACAGGGGccgagagactgtttccgatacaccctcggctcaaaaagacgaaaataaagtaaaaaaaaacaagagGAGAGAATTCATTAGTAACTCCAATAGAAACAGTAATAGTAACATACACATAAAAACCGAAAGATGGATGACATGTAATAACAGTAACCATAATCTAAGGCCCGGGGCTAAGACAAACAACAAGAATAGTGTGGGTCCAACATAAACTGCAAGCCATCTAAGACCAACCCTAATCCAACTCCGCCTCACCCCCGGAATGAAGTAAGGAAAGCTTTACTACCTCtatcctacaaccctaatgcttgacctccaggtcttcctatcaagggtcatgtcctcggaaatgtGCAGTCGagtcatgtcctgcctgatcacctctccccaatacttcttaggtctccctttacctcttctcgtacccaccacggccaaccgctcacacctcctcaccggtgcatcgaggcttctcctctgcacgtgcccgaaccatctaagcctcgcttcccgcatcttgtcatccacaaGGGCGACGCCCACCTTcttccgaatatcttcattcctaatcttgtctaTCCTAGTGTGTCTGCACATTCACCTCAGCATCCGCAACTCTGCTACTTTTATCATCTGGATATGAgcgttcttaaccggccaacactctgccccatacaacatgacCGGTCTAACTACAACTCTATAatacttacctttgagtatcggtggcactttcttgtcacacaagactccagatgcaagcctccatttcatccagccCGCCCCTATGCGGTGAGTGACGTCCTCGTCGATCTCTTCGTCCCCTTGAATcatcgacccaaggtacttgaagctatcTCTCGGGGATGACCTGGGGCCCAAGCCTCACGTCCCAGCCTACATCCC
Above is a window of Nicotiana tabacum cultivar K326 chromosome 8, ASM71507v2, whole genome shotgun sequence DNA encoding:
- the LOC107802860 gene encoding zinc finger protein ZAT9-like, with protein sequence MSMEKHKCKLCSRKFSSGKAMGGHMRSHLRTLPLPPKTPPQKQDSAGRSESTLSLHSLKEEEEEEIREAKYLGYGLRENPKKSCKIVDPEFLDGAGSVVVHDNESETESTKKPTRRRSKRTRRIFISEEATEVKKEKSAEFEPEPEPVSSFSDTSPEEDIAICLMMLSKDVWRSSYESDESKFRELKQGKYQCEICNKVLKSSQALGSHKTIHKKNDSYIEDKNEGIKSKENSRQLRMKNVDQKVHECPFCGKIYGSGQALGGHKRSHLLSSSTTASSSSKIGDSLMDSSSAKFPNGFIDLNMPAPIEDEDFSQPEVSGVS